The Papaver somniferum cultivar HN1 chromosome 6, ASM357369v1, whole genome shotgun sequence genome segment TCTGGCAAACCgcattcttttctttttgaaaagtgATCTGGTTAACCATTTGATCGCTATAAAAGTCCTCTACGGTTTCTTTACTCTCTCTTGGATTTGGCGAGAGCTTTCTTCCTTTGTCCAAGCATGTATTGATACATATGTGGACTACCTGCAATAAGATCAAATTGCAAAATTATGGCTCAGTCATTAATCTACAACGAAGAGAACAGCTTGAGTCCAAAGGTGTTTAATTTGTGATTACGTGCCTGGGACATGGATTCCGAGGGAAATAATTGCAGCATAGAAGTAATCAAATGAAAATTTAAATTGGTTTGGCATCCTGATGCAGTATTTCTCAGATCCCTGCAAAATTATCAAAAAGATTGAGGTGAAGAAGATACAGAGCAAAGTCTAAACCCACTGCTTTGACAGTTATCATAAGTACTgaaaaatgcttcaaaaaaagaagTACTGAAAAGAATTCTCTACCTAAAAGCGAGGATATGAAAAAGTGTTTTGCATTATACACCTGACTGTCAATTatgaaccacgtaaacactgatACATGTATTGAGAATGCAGTAGGACATATTCTTAATTCTAGGAGATTAGGCAATAGGACAAACTTTTCTATTCCTGAGTTATGGTTGTTTTCTCTGTTTTCAGTTAGCCATGGAGTTCTTGCATAACCAAAAACTAGAATTGTGGCAATGAGTTTAGATATCAAGGAAGTGTTCCTAGCCGTGTCAGTTCATTTTAGGAATCTGCAAAGGTCTCTCCAGAAGATCATACATTGTTAACAACTAAAAGGTTTACAACTAAATCTTACAGTAAAAATCGATACATTAAACACACAGAATATACCTGATTTGAATTCATTACCTTTATGTACTGCAGACCGATATATATTAGACCAACTTCGCTGGTAATTCCAGTTGGATACAATACCAGAAAGGTGTTGTACCTGCACAAGCATCAATGTACTTAGTGAAATGATGAAACATTTCCTTGAAGAAAGGTAAGAACGATATTTGTCATGTTTATAATCGAAGAATTGATTATACCTGAGCCACAACAACCATGAAGGTGCAAAACCAAGTGCCTTTTTTGTACCAAAGAAAGAGTATCGGATAATCAACACTCAACATAAAACATTACAAAATTAGAAAGATATGAAAAAACAAGCACATGTAAAATAATTGAATGTAAGTATGAACAACATAGATTATTCTTGCACATTCCAATCATGTAGAGCTCATACCTCGGTAATCGACCAGCTTATAACTAAAGAACTAACTAGCACATGCGTTCGAGTCTGCGAACCAAAACATTTACTCTGTCAACTTCTAATCTACG includes the following:
- the LOC113286213 gene encoding very-long-chain (3R)-3-hydroxyacyl-CoA dehydratase PASTICCINO 2-like, which gives rise to MAGFLSVLKCIYLTIYNWTIFVGWFQVLYMALMTLKESGHEHVYNAVEKPLLLAQTAAIMEILHGLIGLVRSPITTTLPQIGSRLLVTWGILWSFPETRTHVLVSSLVISWSITEIIRYSFFGTKKALGFAPSWLLWLRYNTFLVLYPTGITSEVGLIYIGLQYIKGSEKYCIRMPNQFKFSFDYFYAAIISLGIHVPGTPHMYQYMLGQRKKALAKSKRE